GCACCCTTATCCAAAAAAATGGGGCTGACCGGTTTCGACAGCAAGACCAATGGGTAAGTAAGCATGCAGAGAACCACAGCGCGATCTCTATAATCCCTTGCTGTAAATTTTTAACTGGCAACGAAGAGTATGCTCTTGCTGCTTAATCTGAAGTTTAGTAGGATTAACATTTTTCCCGAAGTATAGTAGGGAAACAAGATGTCTCGCAAAAGCTCGGTTTCGCGGCGTTTGAGCACGAGGCATAGGAAATGCGAAAATAAGTTCCGGGAATCTTCGGCCCGGGAACGAAAACCAAAGAAGATAAGCCGTAAGTTGGGTGTTTGTCCTCTGCTTGCGGACGAAAACCAAAGGCAAAATAAGCATGTAGAAAGCTTGCGTATTGCTTGTTTGGACGAGAGTTCGAATCTCTCCAGCTCCACAAAATATCTGAAAACCCGCTTCTGCAGCGGGTTTCTATTTTTACTGCTCTTTTCTGGCGTGCAGTTCTGTTTTTAAAAGGTCGATTTCTTTCTTCAGCAGGATGTAAACTTCTTTAGGCGACAGATCATCATTCTTTTTAAGTGAAAATTCCCTGGTATTGATGCTGCAGCTGAATTCCCACATCTCGAGGATCTGCGATTTACTGATTTCGTAGGGCTCATAAAATTCATTGTCGGGGCTCACCTTAACGGACTTTTCGGAAGCGCCTTGAAATCTTTTATAAGTAATTCCTTCGTTTTGGGTTATAAATATGTACGGCGTTCCATTTTTTAGATCGCTGAATGATTCAACATATTTTCCGACGATGAAGGTTCCGTCATTGAAAGGCGGCATCGAGTCACCGGTTACAGGAAACGCGCGGTATTTCCCGTTACGTAAAAATGGTAAGGACAGCGACTGCAGACCTTCGATATATTCCGGATCCGAATAGCCGTTCAGGTAGCCCATGGATGCTTTATGGGGTACAATTTCTATTTTATTTTCACCTTTTGAATCTACTGAAACCGGCAAAACGATCCTGTTATCCGGCAGAGCAAGAATCTCGTCCAGCGGATATTTACGGATATTCACCGTAAGCAGAAGGTCGACACTGATCCTGTGGAATTTGGACATCTTGATTAAAATATCGATCGGTGGCTCATTGGAACCGTCTTCATATTTTGCGTAGCGGCCTCTGCTGATTTTCAGGCTGTCAGCGACCGATTGCTGTGAAACCTGCAGCTGAGCGCGCAAATGTTTTATATTTTCTGAAAAAACTGACATTGATATATTTTATAACTACAAATTTAAAAAAAAATGATATAATTAATTATAAAAAAATAACCGATTTGTTTTGGCTTGTAAATCAGTTTTAAAATAAAATGCAAATCAAAACCATTGTGGAAAAATCACGCGGGGGATAGCTTACAAATTCTAATGTAAAACCTTAATTTTGCAGAAAGTTTTGGGAAAAGGCAAAGCGCTTTTTCAAAAAAAATAATCTTAATATTTTTTGTGTGAAAAGATGGTATCTCTACCCTTTTTCTCTGGTTTATAATTTGGCAACTGCGACCCGCAATGCCTTGTATAATCTGGGGATCTTTAAATCAACAAAATTCAAAACTCCTGTAATCAACGTGGGAAACCTGTCTGTGGGCGGCAGCGGAAAATCGCCGATGGTGATGTACCTGGCAGAGTTTCTCTCGAAATATTACAGAACCGGCGTTCTCTCCCGCGGTTACGGCAGGGTTACCAAAGGCTACGGCATTACCAATTATG
The sequence above is a segment of the Chryseobacterium taklimakanense genome. Coding sequences within it:
- a CDS encoding XRE family transcriptional regulator, whose amino-acid sequence is MSVFSENIKHLRAQLQVSQQSVADSLKISRGRYAKYEDGSNEPPIDILIKMSKFHRISVDLLLTVNIRKYPLDEILALPDNRIVLPVSVDSKGENKIEIVPHKASMGYLNGYSDPEYIEGLQSLSLPFLRNGKYRAFPVTGDSMPPFNDGTFIVGKYVESFSDLKNGTPYIFITQNEGITYKRFQGASEKSVKVSPDNEFYEPYEISKSQILEMWEFSCSINTREFSLKKNDDLSPKEVYILLKKEIDLLKTELHARKEQ